The following are encoded together in the Flavobacteriales bacterium genome:
- the ruvA gene encoding Holliday junction branch migration protein RuvA gives MINHIKGKLVEKTPTYAIIECNGVGYHLNISLNTYSKIPDNESVMLYAHLAVREDAHTLFGFIDKDERQLFLYLISVSGVGASTARMILSSLSLVEIQTAIVERNVAVLKSVKGIGAKSAERIIIDLRDKLSKENFGSEISIETNNSIQEEALSALIALGFGKNMAEKVVVKALKGSGSDVTVEQLIKTALKNL, from the coding sequence ATGATAAATCACATTAAGGGCAAGTTGGTAGAAAAAACGCCTACCTATGCCATTATTGAGTGTAACGGAGTTGGTTATCATCTCAATATATCTCTAAATACATATTCTAAAATTCCGGATAACGAAAGCGTAATGTTATATGCTCACTTGGCGGTAAGAGAAGATGCCCATACTCTGTTTGGGTTTATCGATAAAGATGAACGTCAGTTGTTTTTATACTTAATTTCTGTTTCTGGAGTAGGTGCGTCAACTGCACGAATGATTTTGTCTAGTCTTTCGCTTGTAGAAATTCAAACGGCAATTGTAGAAAGGAATGTTGCTGTATTAAAAAGTGTGAAAGGGATTGGAGCCAAGTCTGCAGAGCGAATAATTATCGATCTCAGAGACAAGTTGAGTAAAGAAAATTTTGGTAGTGAAATAAGCATAGAGACAAACAATAGTATACAAGAAGAGGCGTTATCTGCGTTGATTGCTTTAGGATTTGGGAAGAATATGGCCGAGAAGGTTGTCGTCAAGGCATTAAAGGGTTCAGGATCAGATGTAACTGTTGAGCAATTAATAAAGACAGCATTAAAAAACCTATAA
- the sprA gene encoding cell surface protein SprA: MKLSSRYLLLIAFASIFLLFSTVNFSFAQDDSTQIVLPFPIEDPLNRNGTKEGNPNLLLETPPNVESNVEYNPATGKYVFKNNVGKVDNIPASEMTLDEFLEYQNAKSNQNYFKEAIKAESLNNSSSGFKPKLNVGGEVFDRIFGGNSVDIKPQGSAELIFNGEVNRNDDPVLTTRQRRTAMFNFDEKIQLNVVGKIGDKLTLNTNYNTEANFDFENQMKLEYVGYEDEIIKRLEVGNVSLPLSSTLITGSQSLFGVKTELQFGKLMVTSVLSQEKGEKSVIEVTGGAQVNNFEIKADNYEANKHFFLSQYFRNQYNQSMSTIPVITSAVNITKVEVWLTNTRGETQNIRNIVAFQDLGEAVPYSSSVTSNGLNIVYPRNNVNSLDPDNFSAIFPDVRDINTVNEEMIAANLLLASDYEKLGNARKLKETEYDIHPTLGYISLKQALNPDQVLAVAYQYTQGTTVHTVGEFSAGANKGPDGPSTLILKLLKSTVINTKLPMWDLQMKNVYSIGSYGINSEDFQLQVVYNNRETGVDINYIPAGVIKNELLISVMELDNLNMQRDNMPDGLFDFLDGITIDKNTGRVFFPVVEPFGQQIRDRLVDEVTGLPDTELGDKYAFDSLYTTTQGDARVKYPDQNRYKIXGSYKSASNSDISLNAINVPKGSVSVTAGNRKLXEGEDYTVQYQSGRVSIINEEILNSNIPIKISLESNSLFGIQSKRLMGTHMDYTFSDDLVIGGTILNLSEKPMTPKINSGSEPMSNTIWGLTLDYSKELPFITKLVDKMPLLETKAPSKFTFSGEFAHIIPGHSRALGKEGTSYIDDFEGSQSEIDIRPAFAWVLASTPEGQEDLFPEASSGSLDYGKNRAKLAWYTIDPLFHNTNSDTPENVKKDRDMQSDHYMRAVLETEVFPNKDPLQYTQLSIPMMDLAYYPEERGPYNYDADAGNNSAGMELDGSLANPSSRWAGIMRQITTNDFEAANVEFIQFWMMDPFDSEDGNPNHDGGELYFNLGNISEDILKDSRISFENGLPTNREDVDALEGVDPSLWGNVPNTQAIVHAFELEESARAFQDVGLDGLRDEDEANHYAAYLSSLSASHGTGSQAYLNALEDPSGDNFSFFRGSSLNSELDILERYKNFNGHEGNSSIEEPDGYPIIGTRIPDSEDKNQDNTISENESYFQYRLRLTPEVLNDPVKQKENFITSVTTSSVVTNNDKTRSVKWYQFRIPIKSPSKTVGNIPDFRSIRFIRMFLQGFNEKVVLRFARLELVRSEWRKYQETIEESGVYIPTEAPATSFDVAAVNIEEHAEKSPVNYVLPPDLLREVDNTTSQLRQLNEQSLAINVCALEDGSSVAIYKNVNFDVRSYKKLLMDVHCEAGVADPAGLENGDLRLFIRLGTDFYDNYYEYELPMDVTEAGSYVNKNDADQEIVWPANNKIELEFADFQATKTRRNANPEIPVNKVWTNPDPEKQNIKIKGNPTLNNLKIIMIGVRNPKNDGVTKCGEVWVNELRLSDFDEKGGWASIARASLNMADFATVNLTGNITTFGFGSIEKKVSERSRENIKQYDLSSSIELGKFFPEESKIKIPMYVNYSQGFTSPQFDPLSPDILTKETKETLNDRIETWQNYKKAIRTYTERKSMNFTNVKKNRAPGKGKAHIYDIENLSLTYSFNENLKTDINTVENRKTTYKGGLNYNYTTTPKNIKPFGKTKSTLLKKKSMKIIKDINFNYLPSRISVRANLDRLYGITQYRNTTNPSIEAIVDTSSHLNKNYNKNFTFNRMYDVKYDLAKGIKLNYSATNVARIIEAPGEVTDEVRADAWKNVAKFGVNSNFHQVVKLDYKVPIDKIPLFNWMSVNLRYTANYDWKRSPFDAVSDSLLGNTIENSNTNQITGNLNMKKLYDKIPYLKKINKKAQKAEAARKKAARAKPKKNDKLIVLEGEADEAAKKKEEEKKKKEEEKKKALALTPIERAFKFLMGVNSVSLNYSEGNGELLPGYKDSTFVLGSNKKFTAPGLNYILALQDPEEYSDYAARNDWLVMDTSFNRQHIITKSRNISGRIVAKPIKGFQLTISGNRKFTNNVSEIFKFDPGASDEAPNGFVHTSRIESGSYSMSYNFFRTAFDVGGKTEESVTFEEFKNLRETYSTHYGTRNDNSELDTSVYHSGYGETSQEVLVPAFIKAYSGKDLNSSELPFLKIPHPNWKITYKGLSQIKAVKKYFKSINMSHSYKSSMNYGYKSNLLYGDKGNNGEGDGFADDVDVNGNYMSEFEIGQITLSEKFGPLINIDMIWKNSMKTKLE; encoded by the coding sequence GTGAAATTAAGTAGTAGATATCTGTTGTTAATCGCATTTGCGTCAATTTTCCTGCTTTTCAGTACGGTAAATTTTTCGTTTGCACAGGATGATTCTACTCAAATTGTATTACCATTCCCTATCGAGGATCCCTTAAATAGAAATGGTACGAAAGAAGGTAATCCTAATCTTTTGTTGGAAACTCCACCTAATGTGGAAAGTAATGTTGAGTACAATCCTGCCACAGGAAAGTATGTGTTTAAAAATAATGTAGGTAAAGTGGATAATATACCTGCATCCGAAATGACTTTAGATGAGTTTTTGGAATATCAAAATGCAAAATCGAATCAGAATTATTTTAAAGAAGCAATAAAGGCAGAAAGTTTAAATAATTCTAGTTCTGGATTTAAACCAAAGCTGAATGTTGGGGGAGAAGTTTTCGATCGAATTTTTGGTGGTAACTCTGTTGACATAAAACCTCAGGGTTCAGCGGAGCTTATTTTCAATGGGGAAGTTAATCGGAATGATGATCCTGTTTTAACGACACGGCAAAGAAGAACTGCAATGTTCAATTTCGATGAGAAAATACAACTGAATGTTGTAGGTAAAATAGGGGATAAACTAACCCTTAATACGAACTATAATACGGAGGCAAATTTTGATTTCGAAAATCAAATGAAACTAGAGTATGTTGGTTACGAAGATGAAATAATAAAGCGATTGGAGGTTGGTAATGTTAGTCTTCCGCTTTCTAGCACGTTGATAACAGGAAGTCAATCTTTATTTGGGGTTAAAACAGAACTGCAGTTTGGTAAATTGATGGTAACAAGTGTTCTTTCTCAAGAGAAGGGTGAGAAATCTGTAATTGAAGTTACCGGGGGAGCCCAGGTTAATAATTTTGAAATTAAGGCAGATAATTACGAAGCCAATAAGCATTTTTTCTTATCCCAATATTTTAGGAATCAATACAATCAATCAATGTCTACGATTCCGGTTATTACTTCTGCAGTAAATATTACTAAAGTGGAGGTTTGGTTAACAAATACCCGTGGAGAGACTCAAAATATTCGAAATATTGTTGCTTTTCAAGATCTAGGGGAAGCCGTGCCATATAGTTCTAGCGTTACTAGTAATGGGTTAAATATTGTATATCCTCGGAATAATGTTAACTCACTAGATCCAGATAATTTTTCTGCAATATTTCCGGATGTAAGAGATATAAATACAGTGAATGAAGAGATGATAGCAGCAAATCTTTTACTCGCTTCCGATTATGAAAAGTTAGGTAATGCGAGAAAGTTAAAAGAAACAGAATATGATATTCATCCAACTTTAGGATACATTTCCCTAAAACAGGCGCTTAATCCAGATCAGGTTTTAGCCGTTGCATATCAGTATACACAGGGAACAACAGTGCACACAGTTGGAGAGTTCTCTGCAGGGGCGAATAAAGGACCCGATGGTCCGTCTACCTTGATTCTTAAGTTATTGAAGAGCACAGTAATTAATACAAAATTACCGATGTGGGATCTTCAAATGAAGAATGTTTATTCAATTGGTTCTTATGGTATTAACTCTGAAGATTTTCAATTACAGGTTGTATACAATAACCGAGAAACAGGGGTTGATATAAATTATATACCAGCCGGCGTGATTAAGAATGAATTATTGATTTCTGTTATGGAGCTTGATAATTTGAATATGCAACGAGATAATATGCCCGATGGATTATTCGATTTTTTAGATGGAATAACGATTGATAAAAACACTGGAAGGGTGTTTTTTCCAGTTGTGGAGCCATTTGGTCAGCAAATTCGAGACCGACTTGTAGATGAAGTAACTGGTTTGCCCGATACTGAATTGGGAGATAAATATGCTTTTGATAGTCTCTATACAACTACGCAGGGTGACGCTCGGGTTAAGTATCCGGATCAAAATAGATACAAAATTANGGGTTCGTATAAATCGGCTTCGAATTCCGATATTTCTCTGAATGCGATAAATGTCCCTAAAGGTTCAGTTAGTGTTACAGCGGGTAATAGGAAATTGNAAGAAGGAGAAGATTATACCGTGCAATATCAATCTGGAAGAGTAAGCATTATAAATGAAGAAATATTAAATAGTAATATCCCAATTAAAATATCACTAGAGAGTAATTCCCTATTCGGGATCCAATCCAAACGATTGATGGGAACGCATATGGATTATACATTTTCGGATGATCTTGTTATTGGTGGTACGATATTAAATCTTTCGGAAAAGCCAATGACGCCTAAAATTAATTCAGGTAGCGAACCGATGTCGAATACGATTTGGGGACTGACATTGGATTATTCGAAAGAGCTCCCATTCATAACAAAGTTGGTAGACAAAATGCCATTACTAGAAACGAAGGCACCTTCTAAATTTACTTTCAGTGGAGAATTTGCTCATATTATTCCTGGTCATTCACGAGCGTTGGGTAAGGAGGGGACTTCCTATATCGATGACTTTGAGGGTAGTCAAAGTGAAATAGATATTAGGCCTGCCTTTGCATGGGTGTTGGCCAGTACACCTGAAGGACAAGAAGATTTGTTTCCGGAAGCATCGTCAGGTTCATTAGACTATGGTAAGAATAGAGCAAAATTAGCCTGGTATACCATCGATCCTCTTTTCCATAATACAAACAGCGATACACCAGAAAATGTAAAAAAGGACAGAGACATGCAGTCCGATCACTATATGAGAGCTGTATTAGAAACAGAAGTTTTTCCTAATAAGGATCCATTACAGTATACACAATTGAGTATACCTATGATGGATTTAGCATATTATCCAGAAGAAAGAGGACCATATAATTACGATGCAGATGCGGGTAATAATTCTGCGGGAATGGAATTAGATGGGTCATTAGCTAATCCATCGAGTAGGTGGGCTGGTATTATGAGACAAATTACCACGAACGATTTTGAAGCAGCTAATGTTGAGTTTATCCAATTTTGGATGATGGATCCATTTGATTCAGAAGATGGAAACCCTAATCACGATGGTGGTGAATTGTATTTTAACTTGGGTAATATTTCAGAAGATATCCTAAAGGATTCAAGAATTAGTTTTGAAAATGGATTACCTACTAATAGAGAGGACGTGGATGCGTTGGAAGGAGTGGATCCTTCACTTTGGGGTAATGTGCCGAATACGCAGGCCATAGTTCATGCGTTTGAGTTGGAAGAAAGCGCACGTGCTTTTCAAGATGTAGGTTTAGATGGTTTGCGAGATGAGGATGAAGCAAATCATTATGCAGCTTATTTGTCTTCTTTGTCTGCCTCCCATGGTACTGGATCGCAAGCTTATTTGAATGCATTAGAAGATCCATCTGGTGATAACTTCTCCTTTTTTAGAGGCTCCTCTCTCAATAGCGAATTAGATATTCTTGAGCGATATAAAAACTTTAATGGCCATGAGGGAAACTCAAGTATAGAAGAGCCAGATGGGTATCCAATTATTGGTACACGGATTCCTGATTCTGAAGATAAAAATCAGGATAACACGATTAGTGAAAACGAGAGTTATTTTCAATATAGACTTAGGTTAACACCAGAGGTATTGAACGATCCAGTGAAGCAAAAAGAAAACTTCATTACGAGTGTTACCACCTCAAGCGTAGTTACAAACAACGATAAAACGAGGTCTGTAAAATGGTATCAATTTAGAATTCCAATAAAATCCCCTTCCAAAACAGTAGGAAATATTCCGGATTTTAGATCTATTAGGTTTATTAGAATGTTCTTACAAGGATTTAACGAGAAGGTAGTTCTTCGTTTCGCGCGGTTAGAGCTAGTTAGAAGTGAGTGGCGGAAATATCAAGAAACAATCGAAGAATCTGGCGTTTATATTCCAACAGAAGCGCCAGCTACTTCTTTTGATGTTGCCGCTGTAAATATTGAAGAGCATGCAGAGAAATCTCCAGTAAATTATGTACTCCCTCCGGATCTATTGAGAGAAGTAGATAACACCACTTCGCAGTTACGTCAGTTAAATGAGCAGTCTTTGGCAATAAATGTATGTGCACTAGAAGATGGTTCTTCGGTGGCGATTTATAAGAATGTGAATTTTGATGTTCGTTCCTATAAAAAGCTATTAATGGATGTGCACTGCGAGGCTGGAGTTGCTGATCCCGCCGGATTAGAGAATGGTGATTTAAGATTGTTTATACGGTTGGGAACCGATTTTTACGATAACTATTATGAATATGAGTTGCCGATGGATGTGACAGAAGCGGGTTCGTATGTCAATAAAAATGATGCAGACCAGGAGATTGTTTGGCCAGCCAACAATAAAATTGAACTGGAGTTTGCTGATTTTCAGGCTACCAAAACCCGTAGGAATGCAAATCCAGAAATCCCTGTAAATAAAGTTTGGACCAATCCCGATCCCGAAAAACAGAATATTAAAATAAAGGGTAATCCAACATTAAATAACTTGAAGATTATAATGATCGGGGTCCGAAATCCTAAAAATGATGGTGTTACAAAATGTGGAGAGGTATGGGTAAATGAACTAAGACTCTCTGATTTTGATGAAAAAGGTGGATGGGCTTCTATTGCACGAGCTTCTTTAAATATGGCCGATTTTGCAACGGTTAACTTAACAGGAAATATTACAACTTTCGGTTTCGGAAGTATTGAGAAAAAAGTAAGTGAAAGAAGTAGAGAAAATATTAAGCAGTATGATTTGTCCTCGAGTATTGAACTAGGCAAATTCTTTCCGGAAGAAAGTAAGATTAAAATACCGATGTATGTAAATTATTCACAAGGATTTACAAGTCCTCAATTCGATCCACTTAGCCCAGACATACTAACGAAAGAAACAAAGGAAACGCTGAACGATAGGATAGAAACCTGGCAAAATTATAAGAAAGCGATAAGAACGTACACGGAACGTAAGAGTATGAACTTTACTAATGTGAAGAAGAATCGGGCGCCGGGAAAAGGAAAAGCACATATTTATGACATAGAGAACTTGTCTCTAACATATTCTTTTAATGAGAATTTAAAAACGGATATCAATACAGTTGAGAACAGAAAAACAACTTATAAAGGAGGATTAAATTATAACTACACGACTACCCCTAAGAACATTAAGCCGTTCGGGAAAACTAAATCAACCTTGTTGAAGAAGAAGTCAATGAAGATTATTAAGGATATTAATTTTAACTACCTCCCATCACGAATTTCGGTAAGGGCCAATCTGGATAGATTATATGGCATTACCCAATATCGAAATACAACTAATCCATCGATTGAAGCTATTGTTGATACGTCGAGCCATTTGAATAAGAACTACAACAAGAACTTCACATTCAACAGAATGTATGATGTCAAATACGATTTAGCGAAAGGGATTAAGTTAAATTATTCTGCAACTAACGTTGCTCGAATCATAGAGGCGCCGGGCGAAGTTACCGACGAGGTTCGGGCAGATGCATGGAAGAATGTTGCTAAGTTCGGAGTTAATTCGAATTTCCACCAAGTAGTAAAACTAGATTATAAAGTTCCGATAGATAAGATCCCGTTATTTAATTGGATGAGTGTGAACCTGCGTTACACAGCCAATTACGATTGGAAAAGATCGCCATTTGATGCTGTATCCGACTCTCTACTCGGTAATACTATCGAGAATTCGAATACCAACCAGATTACGGGTAATTTGAATATGAAGAAGCTTTACGACAAGATTCCTTATTTGAAGAAGATTAATAAGAAAGCTCAAAAAGCAGAAGCCGCAAGAAAAAAAGCAGCAAGAGCTAAGCCGAAAAAGAATGATAAACTAATTGTTTTAGAGGGCGAGGCTGATGAAGCTGCGAAGAAAAAAGAAGAAGAAAAAAAGAAGAAAGAGGAAGAGAAAAAGAAAGCACTTGCACTAACTCCAATAGAAAGAGCCTTTAAATTTTTAATGGGTGTTAATTCAGTTTCACTTAACTACTCGGAAGGTAATGGTGAATTGTTACCAGGTTATAAGGACTCAACATTTGTACTTGGTTCGAATAAAAAGTTCACCGCTCCTGGTTTGAATTATATATTGGCACTGCAAGATCCAGAAGAGTATTCAGACTATGCTGCTAGAAATGATTGGCTCGTTATGGATACAAGCTTTAACAGGCAACATATTATCACTAAGAGTAGAAATATTAGTGGGAGAATTGTGGCTAAACCAATTAAGGGATTTCAATTAACAATCTCTGGAAATAGAAAATTCACCAATAATGTTTCCGAGATATTTAAGTTTGATCCTGGAGCCTCAGATGAGGCACCCAATGGTTTTGTTCATACTTCTAGGATAGAAAGCGGATCATATAGTATGTCTTATAATTTCTTTCGAACTGCCTTTGATGTTGGAGGAAAGACAGAAGAATCCGTAACTTTTGAAGAATTTAAAAATCTTCGTGAAACGTACTCTACTCATTATGGAACGCGTAATGATAATTCAGAATTGGACACTTCAGTTTACCATAGTGGATATGGAGAAACATCACAAGAGGTATTGGTGCCTGCATTTATTAAGGCGTACTCAGGTAAGGATTTAAATTCTAGTGAGTTACCATTTCTTAAAATACCACATCCTAATTGGAAAATTACTTATAAAGGACTGTCGCAAATTAAAGCGGTTAAGAAGTACTTCAAATCTATCAATATGAGTCATTCCTATAAGTCGAGTATGAATTATGGGTATAAATCGAATTTATTATATGGAGATAAGGGAAATAATGGAGAAGGCGATGGTTTTGCAGATGATGTGGATGTAAATGGTAATTACATGTCGGAATTTGAGATTGGTCAGATTACGTTATCGGAGAAATTCGGTCCGTTAATCAACATAGATATGATCTGGAAAAACAGCATGAAAACGAAACTTGAGTA